The Pempheris klunzingeri isolate RE-2024b chromosome 1, fPemKlu1.hap1, whole genome shotgun sequence genome includes a region encoding these proteins:
- the cart3 gene encoding cocaine- and amphetamine-regulated transcript protein-like codes for MTTQSSRLPSGALLCALLLLSSVAAAQVLDTESEEELSPRALRDFYPKGPNLTSEKQLLGALQEVLEKLQAKRLPLWEKKFGQVPTCDVGEQCAVRKGARIGKMCDCPRGAFCNFFLLKCL; via the exons ATGACCACGCAGAGCTCCAGGCTGCCCAGCGGGGCGCTCCTCTgcgcgctgctgctgctctccagcgTCGCCGCAGCCCAAGTGTTGGACACCGAGTCCGAGGAGGAGCTGAGCCCCAGAGCCCTGCGGGACTTCTACCCGAAAGGTCCGAACCTGACCAGCGAGAAGCAGCTG CTCGGAGCTCTCCAAGAAGTTCTTGAAAAGCTGCAGGCTAAACGGCTGCCACTGTGGGAAAAGAAATTTGGCCAAGTCCCAACG TGTGATGTCGGGGAGCAGTGCGCCGTGAGGAAAGGCGCACGGATCGGCAAGATGTGCGACTGTCCCCGGGGAGCTTTCTGCAACTTTTTCCTGCTGAAGTGCTTATGA
- the cartl gene encoding cocaine- and amphetamine-regulated transcript-like encodes MESSWMLRGLLFVGLLSVLCSGQASQEVSAEDFGVDKPEPAADRDLVEALEVLLGRAHNRISSTEKRGSIPLCGMGDRCAMKFGPRIGKLCDCGRGANCNSYLLKCI; translated from the exons atggAGAGCTCCTGGATGCTCCGCGGGCTGCTGTTTGTCGGCCTGCTGTCCGTCCTGTGTTCCGGCCAGGCGTCCCAGGAAGTGTCCGCGGAGGACTTTGGAGTGGACAAACCCGAGCCAGCCGCAGACAGAGACCTG GTAGAGGCTCTGGAGGTTCTGCTGGGCAGGGCGCATAACCGCATTTCCTCcactgagaaaagaggaagcatCCCACTG tgTGGGATGGGGGACAGGTGTGCCATGAAGTTCGGCCCTCGCATCGGGAAGCTCTGCGACTGCGGCCGAGGAGCCAACTGCAACTCCTACCTGCTCAAGTGCATCTGA